The region CGACCATGGCTTCTGTGCTCTGGGGGCCGGCCCCCCGACAGCATCTCTGAGGGGCCCTGTTCTGCTGGCAGTGATGGTGGCAGCTGATGAGGGAAGCAGAGGGGCTTCCGAAGTGCCCTGAGGCAGCCCCTAACCAGCTCATCCAGTGAGCGGGGCACAGGCGCCCCACACACTGCTGCTCCCCAGAATGTCCTGGCTGAAAAAgtgctcgggggggggggggcggtgcaggATGTGTTAGGATTTCTGCACCTCCACGCGCATGGTGAGGATCTGAgctctgcactgttggtggagaCACAGCCCAAGGCCTCCTGACTTGCCCTTCCTAGGACGTGGGGTGTTTATTTCACCTGCAGGGCCTGCCTGGGCTGGGCAGGACCGTCTGAATCACCAGCTCTTTTCCTACTTTTCGCCAGCCATGGGCCACGCCATTGCTAATGGCCTCGTGCTGATTGGCACCGGAAGCTCCGTGAGGCTggacaaagagctggatgtggcCGTGAAGACGATGGTGGAGATTTCCAAAACCCAGCCCCTGACCCATCGGGAGCAGCTGCATGTGTCTGCAGTAGAGACCTTTGCCAAGGGGTGAGGGGCCTCCCTGGGCCAGGGGCTGGCCTCCAGGACCACGCTCGCTGGCCAATGCCACGGGCTGCCCCAGCACTGTGCAGAAGGGGCTGAGGGGTGATGCCCACCCTGCCTCCCATGCCTGAGGACACGGTTGGTTCAGATTCCTAGTCTGACATTCGAAGCAGCTTATTTGGTTTCATTGAATAAGTTGGTTATTATTTTCCTTACAAAAATAAttgccacagtccacggggtcacaaagagtcagacacaacttagcgactggaTGACAACATCAAAAATAATAGGATCACagtaaagaaatagataaaagagagaggaagatcCTTGCCCTTAGACTCCTGGTCCTAACACACCAGGTGAGCCTCTGCCCATTGCCCCCTGCCCCTCTGGCTCCCACTCTGTCCCCCTGTGTGTCCTGTGGCCCCAGGACACCCCGTGTGTCTGCTCGTGCAGGGGAGATGCCCGCAGACCTTGGTGACCGAGTTCTGAAGCCGTGACAGAGCTCTGTCCCGCTCTCCCTGGTGTCGttgctgttgtccagtcgctaagttgtgtctgactctccgtgaccccacggactgcagcacaccaggcttccctgtccttcactgtcttcctggGGAGTCAGTGTGAATGTCAGCGCAGGGTTGGAATTCCACCTCTCAGGCTTCCCACAGCTGGTGTGTGGTCTCAGGTGAATTGGCAACTTGTGAAaccagttttttggtttttttttttgcttgaattAGAAAGTAAAACACCCCACTGGCTTTTGCATTTTCTGAGCCACAACCTGACACAGAAATGTGCCTGTGTATTTTAACCAGTTCAGTGCAAGCCGTGACACTGGCAGGAAGGGAAGCCCCTTCCACTCGCCGTGTGTGAACTGGGTTCAGGGTTGCTGAGACACCTCTCTTGGCTTCCAGGAACTTCCCGAAAGCCTGCGAGCTGTGGGAGCAGATTCTCCGGGACCACCCAACAGACATGTTGGCCCTGAAGTTTTCCCACGATGCCTACTTTTACCTGGGCTACCAGGAGCAGATGCGAGATTCCGTGGCTCGAGTTTATCCCTTCTGGACGCCCGACATCCCCCTGAGCAGGTCGGTGCCAGCTGGGAGTCACATCGTTCCTGTCTCAGCCTCTCCTCTGCCCTGAAGAATGGCAGAGGCCCTGACCTGAAACTCGTGAGGCTGCTGTTgctctttcctgtttctctgaAGTGAAAAggtgggagttccctggtggtccagggtcaGGTCTCTGTGcctgggtttaacccctggtcagggaactaaggttctgCAAGCCACAGGtcttggccagaaaaaaaaaaaaaagtgaaaaggctTCACATCTTCACTTGACCTTTATCCCATCCTGGGAATGAGGTAATGCCATTATGTATCAGTCAGCACAAGGCAGGTTTTGCTGCACTAACAAACATCCTCTAGATCTTTTTCTCCACTCCTTATTACAAGAAAGGCGAGCTTCTCCCTCATAATACGTGTCCATCACAGGCGGGCGGAGGCTCTGGGCCCATGCCATTGTCTCCCTCTGGGATCCCAGCTGGTGAAGCCACGCCTTTCTGGACACGCCAGCTGCTAAGAGGAAAGAGAGCTCTCCTGGGGGACTCGCAGTGGCGTTAGTGCTCAGAGTGAAGTGCTCTGAGTCGCCGGCCCGATCCAgtcaccccccccccgccccccgccgcagGAAGCCAGGAAGCGCAGCACTACCATGggctggaaggagagggaggcgTGGAATAACTGTGAGCAGGCCCAGGGACTGCCCCCCGGGGTCACCTCCACTGCATCTTaatcataggattgttgtgaaggGCAAGTGGATTAATAGATTGAAGAGCTGTGTTGTCAGGGTTCTCCAGGAAACAGAAACCAATAGGATGTGTATTTATTATGTGGTCACTAAGTTttgtgtccaaccccatggacttagcccgccaggctcctctgtccatggaattctccaggaaagaatactagagtgggtggccatttcctcctccaagagatcttcccgacccagggatccaacccgagtctcctacattggcaggcagattctttaccactgggccacaagggaaacccaggatATGTATCTCTATATCTAtgttatttacacacacacagggagagagatggggcagaggagggagggaggtgcaTTTATTTTACGGAATTGGCTCCAGTGACTGTGGGGACTGGCAAgtctgaaatcattccagtctctgccttcgTCTCCACGTGACTGTCTgtcgtctgtgtgtgtgtgtgtgtctctgtgtgttctgcctccctctcctttcacgtataaggacaccagtcgttGGGTTTAGGGCCCACCCTCATCcaggatgacctcatcttaacttgatcatGAGCCGCAAAGATTCGAATTCCACGTAGGGCGTGTGTCCAGACATACCGTCTGGCGGGGGACACAACCCTGCTCCGGCCATGTGGCGGGTGGAATAGTTccaatccatttttaaaaaataatcatctcaGTTTCTGTTTCCAGCTACGTGAAAGGCATCTATTCTTTCGGACTAATGGAAACCAATCTCTATGATCGGGCGGAAAAGCTCGCCAAAGAGGTAGGTGGGTCCTTCCCAGCTGCAGGAGCCCTGGGGGAGAGTGTCAGGGGGCGCAGAGCAGGCCAGGCTCGGCCCCCCACTCTGCACCCCGTTTCCTGCTGGGAGGGCTGTGTTAACAGAGGGCAGCTCCCTCCGTCACCTGTGCCCCTGGGTCTGCAGAGCTACCTTGCACAGGTGGGGGAAGGCCCGTGTCTCCAGGGCCCCACGTGTGTGTTCTGGACCCAAACTGTGTAGGTGGGAAATGGGTGTCAGCGTTGCTTCTCCCACCTGGAACCGCAGGTTTCTAAGCGACGCCAACAGCACCAAGCCTCCAGGAGAGGACCCTTACGTGCTGAGTGAGGCTTGTCGCCAAAAACTATCGCCACTGAACTATCAAGTtaacaaggaaagaaagggaattttaCTCAAGCCAAACTGAGGATTGTAAACCAGGAAGCAGACAGTCCTGAGCACTGTTCTCCCAGTTAGAACTTGAAGGTACAGTCGCCTACTTTTGTGAGACAAAGGACTGAACATCAAAATGACATCCTGATATTTTCCATGAAGGTCACCAAGGACACACAGTCTGGATACACACGAACAAAGTGAGCAGCAAGTCACCATGCCCCACTGCAGGGCTGGGAAGGGCAGTGTTCTCTGAAGAACTTAGACTGCTGGCATCCGAGGAGAGGAAAGACTCCGTCTCCAGGGCGGAGCAGGCGCTCCCTTCTTTGAGGAGCTCTGGTTAACGTGTGATGCAGGTGTGCGCTGCAGTCAGGGAGCCAGGGAGGAGGCCGGAGCAGGCACAGAGAGGATCTCACGCTTCATTTTTCTGGTCCtcccttaaaatataaattttatctcaTCAGGCTGCTTCCGGCGGGCCCTGACCTGCATTGGGGCCTGCTGGCCAGGCCTTGTCTTGAGTACCGCCTCCGCCGGAGGCAGCCGCAGCCACGGGCACAGAGCCGGGTGGGATGCTAAGTGCTTCCCGCGGGCCTGGCCCCTCCCTCTGTGCTGGGGCACATTGGCTGGCCGCTACCCTGGACGCACCCTGGACACCTTGACTTGCAGGCCCCAGGGCCTCAGCTTCTCTGACTCAGAGGCCCCTCCTCCAGCGCCTCCCCTCCCAGGAGcagagactgaggcccagggagggaccACCATGTACCCGGGAGTGACAACCGCTCCTGGGCCTGGCTCAGGGTTGGCCCTCACTTGGACGTGCCCAGTCCATCTGCTGGATGCAATGCCATGAGGCACTGAGCCCCTTCATCAGTCAGAGGAGAGCAGCCGGGCTCCGGGAGGCCACGGCCAAGGCCGCCCAGCCCACAGAAGGCAGTGCCAGGCTCCCCCAGGCTGCCTGAGCACAGTCCATGCTGCCTGGACAGACCTgctccccagctcccagcaggGCTCGTCCCCCAGACGTTGCCCTGGAGGGCTCCCAGCACCCTCCGCCTCCCCAGGGGGCATTGCTGCCCTCCTGGGGCCGCAGGGCACTTGGGTCTCTGCAGAGCTCTGGGTTCACAGAAGTAGAGGTGGGACTTGACAGGAGGTGACAGGGTCTGTGATGCAGTCCTGAGTCAGGGCTTTGAGGGGGGACACAAGGGACTTCACTGTAATCTTGGCTCCATGCTGGGGGACCAGGCATCACCCCCCGGGGGGCCAGAtgcaggaaggtcctctggacaCCTTGGCATTGGGCCCTCCTGCTGGGCGCCATCTGTGTGGGCACCTGTGGGTGGCAGGATGGTTCAGGAAGTCAGAGGGGGACTGAGACGAGAGTCACAACCGCCAGGAGCAGGAAGGGGTGATGTGGGGGGACCCCTTCTCTCCCTTCACACTTGGTCTCCTGCAGGCGCCCACACTCTGACCCCAGCACCAGTCCACTACAGACAGTTACTGGGCAAGGCCAGGCTTCTGGGAAACTGAGAGTAGGATGCACAGGCTCCTCTGGGATCAGGAGAGGCTTCATGATGGTGACACCCGGGCCTCATCTGCAGGCTGAACCCCCAGGGCAGAAAGAGCAAAGGGCAGCCGTTGGGAAGGGGAGTGGCAGGCCTGGGCTGGCTGATAGATGGAGCGCTGATAGACCGAGGCTTAGGGCAGAGACGGGCGGGGCGGGTGCTGGGAGCAAAGTTTGGGAACAGCAGGGCCAGGTCACCCTGGCCAGGTGGACTCTGCCCCAggaaactggggggggggggggggagtggggaagCAGGTCAGCAGGGGAGGGTGGCCACGATCCCCACAGGGGGTGAGAGCAGCACCTGCCGTGAGCCCCGGCCCCGTGCTGCACCCTTCGTGGGCTTGTTCACAGGGCCCGGACCCCCGGCCTGCTTGGCTGCACCCCCGGGGTCTCCTGCAGCGTCCTGGTCCTGTGGGGCTCCGCCCCAGGCCCCCGGCGTCCCTGCAGGCGGGCCCCTTCTCTGTCCTCACGCGGACCGGCCGGGCCTTGCGGTGGGGCTGCACACCGCCCGCTGCGGCGCAGACCGCCTGGCCGGGGCCGGGCCAGGGGCAGGGGTGAAGGCACGGGGGAACcgagggagcagggctgggggggCCCCGGCTCGTGTGGGTGGTCCCCAGGGTCACGGTGAAGCTCGGCTTCCTGCCCTGTGCCGGTCTCGGTAGGTGCTCAGCACCCTCACGTCCCCCTGCCATGTCGTCACTGGCCAGTCCACCAGCCCTGTGGGTGGCTGTCGTCATTACTCGCGGGAGCATCAGAACAGGCCTGGAGAgtcacacgtgtgtgtgtgctagtcggGAGGGGCAGCTGAGACCCCCAGAGTCCGTACACACTCTCCCACTGGCCTCCATGGCAGCCCTGAGAGGAAGGCGGGGACGCTGGGTGGCACGTTGCACATGACTCAGCTGTGGACCTGAGGCTGGGGGCAAAGGGGCCGAATAAGCCCCTGCTTTGGAAAGACCCCACTGCCGCCCCACTGCGCGGCTCTGGGCAAGTCATCAGCCTCCCTGAGCCTTAGTCTCCATCCGTGAAGTGGGCAGTGACACCCTCATTGGCAGCATCCAGTCTCTGATTCACGGGCGGGTCTCTGGGGTCATTGCTTTGAGGCAGAGCCCAGGCACCTGGTGCCCCTGCAGCTGGGACGCCTTGTCACCAGGCGGACTGACTCACACATCATCTTGAtttgtcctcccctccccccgcccacgTAGGCTTTGTCCATTAACCCGACGGATGCGTGGTCGGTGCACACCATTGCGCATATTCACGAGATGAAAGCGGAGGTCCGGGAAGGCCTGGAGTTCATGCAGCACTCGGAAGCCCACTGGAAGGTATGGTGCTCGTCCATCCAcccgcctggaaaattccatctgTCCTCCTAAGTTAAGCTGAGGATTAACAGATAGGGTTACCAGGTGCAGCTTAGTCCTGGGAAAACTTATGTTCCGCTTGGAAGCATTTCTATCAAACCACTGGGTCCCCCGGGAGCCACACGGCTCCCCAACACCTGCCAGCGTTTTGCAGGTAATTCTAGAATTGGTCGTGGCCTGAGGCATTTGGCTGTAGAAGGAATGGATGAGAAAAATTACTGGCTGAACAagaagccaggcttcccaggtggctcagcagtaaagactcctacaatgcaggagactcaggttcaacccctgggtcaggaggatccccacctggagaaggaaatggcaacccactgctgtattcttgcctagagaaccccatggacagaggagcccggcgggctacagtccacggggtggtaAAGTGTCgaacacaaccgagcgactaaacAATGGCAACAAACAAGAGCCTGGCACTGGTGAGAACCTCGAAGGCTCTGAGCTGCCGCCTCCGCCACTGGCTAGAGGGCTGGACACGGGCCCCAGCACCACAGAGTGTCCGCAGGGAGCAGCTAGTGCAGCCAGGGGCCGATGGGGTGGATGAGGGCCCGGCGATCATCTGCAGGGCTGGCATGCGGGGGTCAGGTCCCTGGTGGGGCAGTGGCACCCATGCCTTCCAGACCCCTCAAGCCCTGCCAGGCGGCCCTTTCCTGGGGCCTCACTGTGCCCGCCTGCACCCAGCTGCGGTGGCCCTGTCTCCTCACATGTGCCTGTTGTCCTCGGGTTTGTCCCTGGCACCCACCCGGGCTGCCTGTCCAGGGGTGGTCTGCtgccctgcccttctctgggCCACAGTGGGCACCCAGCAGCCCGTGGTCAGCGGCTGAGCAAACGAAGGCGAGACCAGGACccaggcagggagcaggggctggcaCGATGACCTCGGTGTGGCCCAGGAAGGCCAGTGAGGAGTCATTGACAAGGCAGCATCCTGGCCTCTCCAGGAGGGCTATTAGGTAGAGCAGGCGAGCAGGTGCAAGGTAAACTTGGAGAACTGTGACGGCATTAGGTTCAGACTCACGTCTTTGTAAGGGTCCCTAGACCCTGGGCCTGAAGTCAGCCCTGGGTGGGGAGTCGGGGGTGCAGTGTGGGTCGGGCCCCTGTCCTCAGGCACCCCCGGCAGGTACTGACCCTGCATGGAGGGAGCACCTGGGCGGCCGAGCCCTTCAAGGCGGAGGCCGAGGAGGCTTGGCCAGGGCTGGGTCATTTGTATTCATTCCATTTACTTCCTGCCCCAGACTCTGGATTTCCTGGGCCTGGGTGCTTGAGGCCTGCCCTCTCCCTCAGGGCAAGAGCCCgatccctctgagcctcagtttcctcatctgaaaaaccTGCTGTTGCCACCGCCATGAGGCCCCTGGCCCCAGAGGAGCGCCCTTGGACGTTGGTCTGACTGTAACACGAGGCAGCCAGTGATGGCTGGGCTCATCTCCTGGCAGGCGCTGGGCCCCGACGCCTTGCACGGCCCCTGCGGAGGCTCCTGGCGGCCTCCATCCCGGCGGCCCGGCCCAGCCCAGGGACAGACGGCGGGGCCTGCGGCTCCCCTTCCCGTCCTCCGGCTCCTGCCCCCGGCCCTTGGCTGCTGGCGCCAGGCTCAGTTCTTCAGGCTCCAGTCAGTGTCCTGGGCTTTAGCTCATCCCGGGGACCCCACTGAGGGTCCTgcacaggctgctctgtctaCAAAAGGCCCGTCAAGTGGAGCCAGCAGCTCCCAGCATGACCATAGCATGGCTGGGGCACTCTTGCGGGTATGGAAACCTGGAGGAAGCATCCTACCCAATTGGGCTTGAGTGGGGAgcagtcagagaaggcttcctggtggAGGCAGCCTATGAGATGAATGTCGAAGGGTGAGTAGGGGTTTGTAGACAACGGACAGGGAGGTGTAGGATCACTGTGAACAGAAGCGCGCAGTGGTCTGTgagggaggggagctgggagggTTGAATCCTCAGACATAGGTGTAGACGTGGGTCATGGAGGAGGCGGCGTCAGCTGCCTCCCAGGACGTGGGAGGTGGTGTCCAAGCAGAGAAGGGAGTGTCTGCCGCAGCCACGTAGGCTGGCATTCGTGGCGGGGCCCAAAGCAGAGCGGCTGCAGCCGTCCGGGTGTCACCCCTGCCCCTTTATCCCGTGGGCTGTGCCAGGACCCGCGCAGGTTCGGCCCCAGGCGCAGCGGCCGTCGGGTTTTATGGGGACGTCCTGTGCTGTTGGGCGCAGTCGGCCCCTGCAGCTGTTTGGATGGGCTTCCTCGTTTTCTCCACACCACACCTAAGGAAGGCGAGCTTGGGGTGCCAAGCGGCCCCCTCTGGGTGGCTCTGGTTCTCCTGCCTCCTCATTCTGGGGCTAAGATGCCAGCCTGCCGTAGCCTCAGCGCCCTAGGTAAATTCAGGCCCACCGCGTGCCGAGGCTCAGGGCCAAAGGAATGGACAGGCGTGGACTTGCTGGCCAGGGCAGCTGAGGCAGGGGCTGGGAAGTGTTTCCCGCACCCAAAGCTGTGGGGTTCTGCGTTGACACAGATAGCAGCTGCTTACCCTCCCGTACCCACCCCAACCGCCCATCCGGGCTGTCAGATTCTTCTCATGTTCTTGTTCTTTCCCCAGGCCTCTGACATGCTTGCTTGCCATAATTATTGGCACTGGGCCTTATATTTGATCGAAAAGGTAAGATGACCAGCCGCCTTAACCTACAAAGATGTAGAGTCTTACATCTTTGTAAGGTCTTACCCTCCaaggaaagaaatgtttttctgccttttgctGTACTTTATATCCTGTGGAGCAGTGCTGTGTGTTTGTGCATTGCAGCGGTGTTCTGATGCAGTAGGGCACTCATGTTTTCAAACAGCTTCTCAGGTTTGAACTCCTTTAGGTATTTCCCACTGTCCTGGACTCAGAAATCCTGTACACACGTGTGCCATTTGTGGAGACAATGTAGACCCAGTATCTCTGCCCCTGGAGTGAACTGCCAGGCCTGCACCCCACGGTTGTGCCTGAATGAGCCACGGGACCCTCACAGTGTTTCACCCCAGTGGGGGCACGGGTGTGGGGTCATGCTTGACCCCAGCGATCCCACCACTGGGTCCCATTCATAAGGGCTCTTCTTGCAGTTTGTCTTAGAGAAAATCTAGAAGTTCCCTAAAGGTCGAAAGAGAAATGCTTGGAAGGTAAGGGCCCTGTAAGGATATGCAGAATGCAATAACACAGCATCTTCAAGAAAGCAGTGAACCCAGCTGAATGGGCCATGaggaaaagacagagaggaagaaacaGTCCTGGAGGAAATAGATGAAAGAGCTCACAGCTGCTTGACAAGTGCTTCATGGAAAAAGCAATGCTTTTGAGGAAAAGGCTCCCCtagcagcagctgctgctgtgTCCACTACCTGGGGAAagaagggctgggggcaggggttccTCTCTGCCCATCCCAAGACCCACCAAGCTGTAGGCAGGCAGGTTGGGGCCTTTGTTGAGGCGTTTTCAGTTCATGTCTCAGCATCTCATTTCGCCTCCCTGTGTTAATCCCGGAACTTCGTTTTTCCAGGGCGAATACGAGGCTGCGCTGACCATTTATGATGACCACGTAAGTCCACACTTGCACTCGATTCAGTTTATTGCGTCGATTTCCCTTCAGTCTCGACTAGCTTCCTGAGCGGGTCCGTGTTGCCCCAGACAGACCCACAGCTCTTGTGTAAGACCTCAGGCGTTGGTTCTCTCCAAGGGCAGTGTTGAAACCCAGAACAGGGTTTGACTCTGCTCGCCTGTGGGTGTTGGGAGATTGctttcccaggtgactcggtggtaaagaatccatctgccaatgcaggagatgcaagagatgtgggttcgatccctgggtcgggaagatcccctggaggaggaaatggcaacccactccagtattcttgcctagaaaatttcatggacagaggagcctggcgggctgacagtccagtgggttgcaaagagtcaaacatgactgaattcgcgtgtgcatacacatatacacacacatacacacacacacacccccctctgTGGGCATTGGAAGAGTGCACATATCAGATGGTCATCTCTGAGATCTCAGGCTTCCTTCTAGTCATTTAGATTGCTTTTATTTGGTGAGAACATTGTTCCGCCTGaaatgtttttggctgtgctgcgtggcttctgggatctcagttctctgaccaggactGAACGCGGGCCGTGGCAGTGCAAGCGCTGAATCCTAACCGCTAGACCATTAGGGAACTGccgggaattttttttttttctttattgtagtaaaatatacactggggcttcccaggtggtgctagtgataaagaatctgcctgccagtgcaggacactcaggttcaatctttgggtcgggaagattccctggagaaggaaatggcaacccactccagcattcttgcctggagaatcccatggaaggggagcctggtgggttgcaaagagtcggacacagttgagcTTAGATAAAGCATACCTACTGTATTTTACCACTGTAACCAGTTTAAGTGTGTGGTTACCATGGCAACCAGTTTGTGTGTATGGTTACCATGGCAACCAGTTTAAATGTGCAGTTGCCATGGTAACCAGTTTACATGTACAGCTCTGTGGCGTTCAGTACATTCATATTGCAATGCAGCCTTCACCACCATCCATTCCTgcaactttttcatcttcccaaacagaaTCCCCACCTACTAAACCCTAACTATTACCCCCTCTCCAGGCCCTATGTacatgtttgaaagtgaaagtatttgtcactcagtcatgtctgagtctttgaggcatgtctgtaggccaccaggcttctctgtccatggaattctccaggcaagaatactggagtgggttgccattctcttctccaggggttcttcctgacccagggattgaatccaagtctcctgcattaggaggcagattcttaacttttGAGTCAAAGATGtgtgtttaaaagaaaagaaaaacaaaaagcctaaCTCACAGCTTCTGGGCACCCCACTGTGGGCTTAAGAACAGAGCCCGGGCGCACAAACATGCTGGCGATCTGAGGATCTGAACCCCGGAGAAGGACACTCAGCAGGGCTTCTTGCAAGAGGAAACCCTATATAAGTTTCATCCTATGAAGGGTGACAAGAGCTTGTGCCGTGGGGTGCAGACCTGCTGAAGGTGGAGTCATTATCGGGCCAGGAGGGGACACGAGGTGACCAGTGGGCCAGGGCTCGACGCACACTCCCCCAGGTGCCAGTGCACTGGGCTCTTTCCCAAGTCTGTCCAGTGCCCCTTGGGCACCCAGAGCGGCCCAGGCCCTGAGAGCCGAACGGCCCTGAGGGGTAGGGTGGCGGGGACACTGGCGGTGGCTTCCGTGGGCTGAGGGCCTGGCCCCGACAGGCGGACTCGGGCGGTCCCTGCAGCCCCTCACCCCCGCCCGCCCTTGTCTTCCAGATCCTGCCCAGCCTGCAGGCCAGCGGGGCGATGCTGGACATGGTGGACAGCTGCTCCATGCTGTATCGGCTGCAGATGGAAGGTAGCCCCGTCTGGTTCCTGGTCCCTCCGCTCCTGTGCGACGAGGGGCGGGGACATGGTCGGGGCCCAGGCCGGTGGGTACGCCTGAACGAGTTTCTCCAGGGTCTGCTCTCAGCCCCAGGACAGCGTGGCCCAGGGTACCGGCTCTGCGGCTGCCTTCCAGCCGGTCCCAGGCCAGGGGCCCAGGCCCCCGTGGCCCTTTCTCCTGGTTCCCACTGCCCCTCGGAGCACAGGCCTCTGGCTCTGAACCTGGTGGGCCCCTGCCGCTCCCACAGCCTACCTGCTCAGCCTGCAGGGGACAGGCGGTACCTGGCTACCCGTCTCTGGGTGCCACCTCAGTTTCTCAATGCCTGGGGATTTCAGAGGGAAGAGTTTCACAACAGTGTCACCCAATGCTTGGACGTGGCCTGAATGGGGTTAGTTGTACCCCTGGGGGCCACGGAGGGCTTCCGACCGACTGCTTGGGGTACCTGATggctctccccttcctcccacattcagcaggttcctctgcccactcTAGGGCCCAGGTCAGCGGGACAGAGTGGGGATGAGGCTGTTTCTAGAGGGTtctggg is a window of Odocoileus virginianus isolate 20LAN1187 ecotype Illinois chromosome 23, Ovbor_1.2, whole genome shotgun sequence DNA encoding:
- the TTC38 gene encoding tetratricopeptide repeat protein 38 isoform X2 — its product is MAATTPLRDCQAWKDARLPLSTPSNDACRLFDATLTQYVKWTNDQSLGGIESCLSKLKAADPTFAMGHAIANGLVLIGTGSSVRLDKELDVAVKTMVEISKTQPLTHREQLHVSAVETFAKGNFPKACELWEQILRDHPTDMLALKFSHDAYFYLGYQEQMRDSVARVYPFWTPDIPLSSYVKGIYSFGLMETNLYDRAEKLAKEALSINPTDAWSVHTIAHIHEMKAEVREGLEFMQHSEAHWKASDMLACHNYWHWALYLIEKGEYEAALTIYDDHILPSLQASGAMLDMVDSCSMLYRLQMEGVSVGERWQDVLSVTRKHSRDHVLLFNDAHFLMASLGAGDTQTTQELLTTLRDASESPGENCQHLLARDVGLPLCQALVEAQDGSPDRVVELLLPIRYRLVQIGGSNAQRDVFNQLLIHAALNCSSGRHKHVARSLLMERDALKPNSPLTARLIRKAAAVHLL
- the TTC38 gene encoding tetratricopeptide repeat protein 38 isoform X3 — translated: MGHAIANGLVLIGTGSSVRLDKELDVAVKTMVEISKTQPLTHREQLHVSAVETFAKGNFPKACELWEQILRDHPTDMLALKFSHDAYFYLGYQEQMRDSVARVYPFWTPDIPLSSYVKGIYSFGLMETNLYDRAEKLAKEALSINPTDAWSVHTIAHIHEMKAEVREGLEFMQHSEAHWKASDMLACHNYWHWALYLIEKGEYEAALTIYDDHILPSLQASGAMLDMVDSCSMLYRLQMEGVSVGERWQDVLSVTRKHSRDHVLLFNDAHFLMASLGAGDTQTTQELLTTLRDASESPGENCQHLLARDVGLPLCQALVEAQDGSPDRVVELLLPIRYRLVQIGGSNAQRDVFNQLLIHAALNCSSGRHKHVARSLLMERDALKPNSPLTARLIRKAAAVHLL